A genomic window from Sphingobacterium spiritivorum includes:
- a CDS encoding nuclear transport factor 2 family protein: MSSIILNEQKILDIENQLREAMQKSDVGILDQLLHDDLLFVLSDGEVITKEMDLETHRSGNLVLEEITSSIDSIKQIGEDVVVTLSSNIKGKMLEQNFEGNLRYLRVWKMFDGQLKVIAGSCVAI, encoded by the coding sequence ATGAGCTCCATAATCCTCAATGAACAGAAAATCCTAGATATTGAAAATCAACTTCGCGAAGCGATGCAGAAAAGCGATGTCGGGATTCTGGATCAATTGCTTCATGATGATTTGCTTTTTGTTCTTTCAGACGGTGAAGTCATTACAAAGGAAATGGATCTGGAAACGCACAGATCCGGAAACCTTGTTTTAGAAGAAATCACCTCATCCATCGATTCTATAAAGCAAATTGGTGAAGACGTAGTGGTTACTTTGTCTTCAAATATTAAAGGAAAAATGCTGGAGCAAAATTTTGAAGGTAACCTTCGCTATCTGCGGGTCTGGAAAATGTTTGACGGTCAATTAAAAGTGATAGCCGGAAGTTGTGTTGCGATATAA
- a CDS encoding GIY-YIG nuclease family protein has product MSAYIGEAELIVNRLFQQIADKDFWNEAIFFSSKDKYLNKASIKYLENRLHELALKAGRYSINQNTTTLSELSEAEQAELEEFLSHAKVLTATLGHKLFEALEETIEDNELQNQLFYCKNGAGANSKGSPSTEGFIVYKDSLFIIPEQPSLADGIRLERQKMLNDGTLKIEGAFYQLTKDYVFTSPSRAAAATLARSASGPFGMENSSRNSVEVF; this is encoded by the coding sequence ATGTCAGCTTACATTGGCGAAGCCGAATTAATTGTGAATCGCTTGTTTCAACAAATCGCAGATAAAGATTTTTGGAATGAAGCTATCTTTTTTAGCAGTAAAGACAAATACCTGAATAAAGCCAGTATAAAATATCTGGAAAACCGCTTGCACGAATTAGCACTGAAAGCTGGCCGTTACTCTATCAATCAAAATACGACTACCCTTTCTGAATTATCCGAAGCCGAGCAAGCTGAGTTGGAAGAATTTCTTTCCCATGCAAAAGTCCTTACAGCTACTTTAGGGCATAAGTTGTTTGAAGCATTGGAAGAAACCATTGAAGACAATGAACTGCAAAACCAGTTATTCTATTGTAAAAATGGAGCCGGAGCCAACAGCAAGGGCAGCCCGTCAACAGAGGGCTTTATTGTATATAAAGACTCTTTATTTATAATTCCGGAGCAGCCTTCTTTAGCTGACGGTATTCGCCTTGAAAGGCAAAAAATGCTGAATGATGGAACTTTGAAAATTGAAGGTGCTTTTTACCAGCTTACTAAAGATTATGTATTTACCTCGCCATCTCGTGCAGCAGCAGCAACACTTGCCAGATCTGCAAGTGGGCCTTTTGGAATGGAAAACAGCAGCAGGAATTCAGTTGAAGTCTTTTGA
- a CDS encoding JAB domain-containing protein — MTDGGLDAVMVDMRLIMSLALLCNATRIVVAHNHPSGTMTPSLADHALTNKIIEAGKVLDIQLLDHIVLTSNSYYSFKDQGEF; from the coding sequence ATTACAGATGGAGGACTGGATGCTGTAATGGTCGACATGAGATTGATTATGTCATTAGCCCTTTTGTGTAATGCAACAAGGATTGTAGTGGCGCACAATCATCCTTCTGGAACGATGACTCCAAGCTTAGCAGATCACGCATTAACTAACAAAATCATTGAAGCTGGAAAAGTCTTAGATATTCAGCTGCTAGACCACATAGTATTGACCTCGAATAGTTATTATTCATTCAAAGATCAAGGAGAGTTTTAA
- a CDS encoding RteC domain-containing protein: protein MQHSLHTIILEIHNKEDKILSQSKRLIDEAYEMTLYLQDLLFEVKKYIAKKGFQNDGEEIKFFRTIKPQILGKLIYYNKIYRIETTCPVSNGKMYYSYFSTQLANLKREYIEHICNSDFYRYYRSGRTDRDDTYFKRGNINYHDGLNSIVFEIDPEFSTFYDYKTARIIANELLYTYLLTKINPDENPDAILQKPENAKDIFWTESKNALVELIYALYASAAVSHGKTGVRKISLMFQILFGITLGDLHHAFHRMKTRSGSRTAFLDQLKTSLEEYMDKDL, encoded by the coding sequence ATGCAGCATTCTTTACACACCATTATTTTAGAGATACATAATAAGGAAGATAAGATTTTATCACAGAGCAAAAGGTTGATTGATGAGGCTTATGAAATGACCTTGTATCTACAAGACCTGTTATTTGAGGTCAAGAAATATATTGCTAAAAAGGGCTTTCAAAATGATGGGGAAGAAATAAAATTCTTCCGAACCATCAAACCCCAAATACTTGGAAAACTCATCTACTACAATAAAATTTACCGGATTGAAACGACCTGTCCGGTCAGCAACGGCAAAATGTATTACAGTTACTTTTCGACTCAATTAGCCAATCTTAAAAGAGAGTACATTGAGCATATCTGCAATTCAGATTTTTATAGGTACTATCGTTCGGGGCGTACGGACCGTGACGACACCTATTTCAAAAGAGGCAACATAAATTACCACGACGGTCTGAACAGTATCGTCTTTGAAATTGATCCCGAATTTTCTACTTTCTACGATTACAAGACCGCAAGGATTATCGCCAACGAATTGCTTTATACCTATCTGCTGACGAAAATCAATCCAGATGAAAATCCCGATGCTATTTTACAAAAGCCGGAAAACGCCAAAGATATTTTTTGGACAGAAAGCAAAAACGCACTTGTCGAATTGATATATGCCCTGTATGCTTCGGCAGCAGTTTCGCACGGTAAAACCGGTGTCCGAAAAATCAGTTTGATGTTCCAGATACTTTTTGGCATTACGCTCGGTGACCTGCACCACGCATTCCACAGAATGAAAACCCGAAGCGGTTCCCGAACGGCATTCTTGGACCAGCTTAAAACTTCATTGGAAGAATATATGGATAAAGACCTTTAA
- a CDS encoding helix-turn-helix domain-containing protein, whose product MNIDRMEFIAWMERIMDRFDMLGDNIDDLKKKRNSIDGEELLDNQDLLQMLKISNRSLQRYRSIGKLPYYTISGKLYYKLSDVHQFIRESFNK is encoded by the coding sequence ATGAATATTGACAGAATGGAATTTATAGCGTGGATGGAACGCATCATGGACAGGTTTGATATGTTGGGCGACAATATTGACGATTTAAAAAAGAAACGCAATAGCATAGACGGAGAAGAACTGCTCGATAACCAGGACCTGCTGCAAATGTTGAAAATCAGTAACCGTTCCCTGCAACGCTACCGCTCCATAGGTAAACTACCTTACTATACCATTAGCGGAAAACTGTATTACAAGCTATCCGATGTGCACCAGTTTATCAGGGAGAGTTTTAACAAGTAA
- a CDS encoding DUF3945 domain-containing protein has protein sequence MSEEKETENQQVASEQLSDILLVLDKEKMKIQDVKSIDKSGKMETVDPTKKNQSEFMRVDKHGDFVTNFLSNFWRQLKDPTKFALFKVSADEAVEKAKEFQNQINNPTAEGKKKMEKHEVKNEPEQEQKQENKNDMTKTETTPETSEYRFQPEQIDWETMNNLGLSKEYLEKKNLLDPLLRGYKTNELVPISVNLGGAVVRTDARLSLQSTPEGDVVAAVHGIRREPNLNFEFFGHKFSDEDEQNLRQTGNMGRVVDLINSKTGELMPSIISVDRLTNELIALKTDFIKIPDEVKGIKLNDEQKQTLVEGKPLFIEGMISTKGTPFDANVQFNADKRYVEFLFDRSNNNRQTQNSQQDNQQSRSQEAPKTFRGKELEDEQYNKFKDGQTVYIPNLVDKKGQTYNGYITFNKETGKTNFEFPNQYKERIKPTEAHKTQIAVNSEGKTNEATKNIKEPLQKGQQRPKNEKQQEQQNKPNAPAKSKGRKVS, from the coding sequence ATGAGTGAAGAAAAAGAAACAGAAAACCAACAGGTTGCTTCCGAACAGTTATCGGATATACTTTTAGTGCTGGATAAAGAAAAAATGAAAATCCAAGATGTAAAAAGTATTGACAAAAGCGGAAAAATGGAAACGGTTGACCCTACGAAGAAGAACCAAAGCGAGTTCATGCGGGTGGATAAACACGGTGATTTCGTGACCAATTTCCTTTCCAATTTTTGGAGGCAGTTAAAAGACCCTACCAAATTTGCTCTTTTCAAAGTTTCGGCTGACGAAGCCGTAGAGAAAGCAAAAGAATTTCAGAATCAGATAAACAATCCAACTGCCGAAGGCAAAAAGAAAATGGAAAAGCATGAAGTGAAAAATGAACCCGAACAAGAGCAAAAACAAGAAAATAAAAATGATATGACAAAAACAGAGACAACCCCGGAAACAAGCGAGTACCGCTTCCAGCCGGAACAGATTGATTGGGAAACAATGAACAATCTCGGATTAAGCAAGGAATACCTTGAGAAAAAGAACCTCCTTGACCCACTATTGAGGGGTTACAAGACCAATGAGCTTGTACCTATAAGCGTTAATCTTGGCGGTGCGGTCGTCCGTACAGATGCCCGCTTGTCTTTACAGTCCACCCCGGAGGGGGACGTTGTGGCAGCGGTACACGGTATCAGGCGTGAACCCAACTTAAACTTTGAGTTTTTCGGACACAAGTTCTCAGACGAGGACGAACAGAACTTACGTCAAACAGGCAATATGGGGCGTGTGGTCGATCTGATAAACTCCAAAACAGGCGAATTGATGCCGTCCATCATTAGTGTGGACCGGCTTACCAATGAGCTGATTGCTTTGAAAACAGATTTCATCAAAATCCCCGATGAGGTTAAAGGTATAAAACTAAATGACGAACAAAAACAAACCTTAGTGGAGGGCAAACCCCTGTTCATTGAGGGAATGATTTCTACAAAAGGTACTCCCTTTGATGCAAACGTACAGTTCAATGCGGATAAACGGTATGTGGAATTTCTGTTTGACCGAAGCAACAATAACAGGCAAACCCAAAACAGCCAACAGGACAATCAGCAAAGCAGGTCGCAGGAAGCCCCGAAAACCTTTAGGGGAAAGGAACTGGAGGATGAACAATACAACAAGTTCAAAGACGGTCAAACAGTTTACATTCCGAATTTGGTCGATAAGAAAGGGCAAACTTATAACGGCTATATCACATTCAACAAGGAAACAGGAAAAACCAACTTTGAGTTTCCCAACCAATACAAGGAACGGATAAAACCTACAGAAGCCCATAAAACGCAGATTGCCGTCAATTCCGAGGGCAAGACCAACGAAGCGACCAAGAATATCAAAGAGCCTCTACAGAAAGGGCAGCAAAGACCGAAAAACGAAAAGCAACAGGAGCAACAGAACAAACCCAATGCACCTGCAAAATCAAAGGGTAGGAAAGTTAGTTAG
- a CDS encoding type IA DNA topoisomerase has product MKTIIAEKPSVAREIAGLLGVSEKKDGYLTGNGYFVTWAFGHLIGLGMPEDYGISGFDKASLPILPNPFILTVRKVKKDKGYTVDTGALKQLKVIKELFHKSNSIIVATDAGREGELIFRYIYEYLKCRKPFQRLWISSLTEKAIKQGFDSLKDGKEFDGLFQAAQGRSRADWLIGINATQALSIAAGNGIYSLGRVQTPTLALICKRYLENKNFAIKKYWQIQLLHRKEDIDFKSISKTKWNEQKLAEDTLRLVQRHGTATVISVENKNTTEHPPLLFDLTGLQKEANKKLNLSAEQTLNIAQNLYEKKFITYPRTGSKYIPEDMWSEIPNLVRALQDNDNFKQAISKLKWGRFNKRVVNDLRVTDHHGILITDKVPSALNADETKVYDMIAFRLLEAISQPCIKEITDIALEVSHYDFMLKGCKVLEAGWRSIKGTFSDEDTEPIQDLPELKKGGELKIKEASCLEKKTKPPVLFTEAGLLSAMENAGKEIANEDERKALQGIGIGTPATRAAIIETLFKRDYIKREKKSLVPTEKGLQVYDAVKDKRIADVAMTAEWEMALQKIENNEADAMDFHQSMEAYASAVTQELLSISIAGEKQHELTCQKCKAHKLLIRDKVVKCPDEACNWLLFRNICGVRLSLNEVENLVNKGTTSLIKGMKSKAGKKFDARIVLKDTYETSFEFDNSTYKKR; this is encoded by the coding sequence ATGAAAACAATTATCGCAGAAAAACCAAGCGTAGCAAGGGAAATAGCCGGCTTGTTGGGTGTTTCCGAAAAAAAGGACGGTTATCTAACGGGCAATGGCTATTTCGTTACGTGGGCATTCGGACACCTTATCGGTTTGGGAATGCCCGAAGATTATGGGATTTCGGGATTTGACAAGGCTTCCTTGCCGATACTCCCGAATCCGTTTATTTTGACTGTTCGTAAGGTCAAAAAAGACAAAGGTTATACAGTCGATACTGGAGCATTAAAGCAACTGAAAGTCATCAAGGAGCTATTCCATAAAAGCAACAGTATTATCGTAGCTACCGATGCAGGTCGTGAGGGTGAACTTATCTTTCGGTACATTTATGAATATCTGAAATGCCGTAAGCCCTTTCAGCGGCTTTGGATAAGCTCGCTTACTGAAAAAGCAATCAAGCAAGGGTTTGACAGCCTGAAAGACGGTAAAGAATTTGACGGCTTATTTCAGGCTGCACAAGGCAGAAGCCGTGCCGATTGGCTGATCGGCATCAATGCGACACAGGCATTGAGTATAGCCGCTGGCAACGGCATTTATTCGCTGGGCAGGGTGCAAACACCTACATTGGCTTTGATTTGTAAACGCTATCTGGAAAATAAAAATTTCGCTATTAAAAAGTATTGGCAAATTCAGCTATTGCACCGCAAAGAGGATATTGATTTTAAGAGTATCTCAAAAACCAAATGGAACGAACAAAAGCTTGCGGAAGATACATTACGACTGGTCCAAAGACACGGAACCGCAACGGTCATATCTGTGGAAAACAAAAACACCACGGAGCACCCCCCCTTGCTTTTTGATCTCACAGGCTTGCAAAAAGAAGCCAATAAAAAGCTGAACCTGTCGGCAGAGCAAACACTCAATATTGCCCAGAACCTTTATGAAAAGAAATTTATTACCTATCCACGTACCGGAAGCAAATATATACCCGAAGATATGTGGAGTGAGATACCTAATCTTGTAAGAGCGTTACAGGACAATGATAACTTTAAGCAAGCTATTTCTAAATTAAAATGGGGTCGCTTCAATAAACGTGTCGTGAATGACCTGCGTGTAACAGACCACCACGGAATACTCATCACGGACAAAGTGCCGTCTGCACTCAATGCCGACGAAACAAAGGTTTATGATATGATTGCCTTTCGACTGCTCGAAGCTATCTCTCAGCCTTGCATTAAAGAAATAACGGATATAGCATTGGAAGTATCACACTACGATTTTATGCTAAAAGGCTGTAAAGTTTTGGAAGCGGGCTGGCGTTCGATCAAAGGAACATTTTCGGACGAAGATACCGAACCGATACAGGATTTGCCCGAACTGAAAAAAGGCGGTGAATTGAAAATCAAAGAAGCCTCCTGTTTGGAAAAGAAAACAAAACCACCTGTGCTGTTTACCGAAGCCGGACTATTGTCGGCAATGGAAAATGCCGGAAAGGAAATAGCGAATGAAGATGAGCGTAAAGCCTTGCAAGGCATTGGCATTGGAACACCCGCTACAAGAGCGGCAATAATCGAAACGCTTTTTAAGCGGGATTATATCAAGCGTGAAAAGAAATCCCTTGTTCCTACCGAAAAAGGATTGCAGGTTTATGATGCTGTAAAGGACAAAAGAATTGCCGATGTAGCTATGACCGCCGAATGGGAAATGGCTTTGCAGAAGATTGAAAACAACGAGGCAGATGCTATGGATTTTCACCAATCCATGGAAGCCTACGCCTCGGCCGTTACGCAGGAACTGTTGAGCATCAGCATTGCGGGCGAAAAGCAGCACGAACTGACCTGCCAAAAGTGCAAAGCCCATAAACTGCTCATCAGGGATAAGGTGGTCAAATGTCCCGATGAAGCGTGCAACTGGCTTTTGTTCCGCAATATCTGCGGGGTACGGTTGAGCCTTAACGAAGTGGAGAACCTCGTAAACAAAGGAACGACCAGCCTTATCAAAGGGATGAAAAGCAAAGCAGGCAAAAAGTTTGATGCCCGTATCGTACTGAAAGATACCTATGAAACATCGTTTGAATTTGACAACAGCACATATAAAAAGAGATGA
- a CDS encoding ORF6N domain-containing protein → MNSNAIISRKEIENLIYTIRGKQVMLDSDLAKLYQVETKNLNKAVKRNIERFPQSFCFQLTEEEAENLRFQIGTSSLNYGGRRYLPYVFGEQGVAMLSAVLRSEIAVKVSIEIMNAFVEMRRLLIGNAALFSRMDKIELKQIEADGKFEEIFKALESGKLHSDKGIFYDGQIFDAYTFVADIIRSAQRSIILIDNYVDDTVLTLLGKRGQSVSATIYTKNISNQLQLDLQRYNSQYPAINVHAFAHAHDRFLIIDGTELYHIGASLKDLGRKWFAFSKMSAEASKMISLLNGILCEG, encoded by the coding sequence ATGAACAGCAACGCAATCATAAGCCGAAAGGAAATAGAAAACCTTATCTACACAATACGGGGCAAACAGGTTATGTTGGACAGCGACCTTGCCAAGTTGTACCAGGTCGAAACAAAAAACCTTAACAAAGCCGTAAAAAGAAACATAGAGCGGTTTCCCCAATCATTCTGCTTTCAATTAACAGAAGAAGAAGCTGAAAACTTGAGGTTCCAAATTGGAACCTCAAGTTTAAATTACGGCGGCAGGCGTTACCTGCCCTATGTTTTTGGCGAGCAAGGGGTCGCCATGCTGTCCGCCGTTTTGCGCAGCGAGATAGCTGTAAAGGTCAGCATCGAGATTATGAATGCCTTTGTGGAAATGCGCAGATTGTTAATCGGAAATGCCGCATTGTTCTCCCGGATGGATAAAATCGAACTCAAACAGATTGAAGCGGACGGCAAATTTGAGGAAATCTTTAAGGCTTTGGAAAGCGGGAAGCTGCACAGTGATAAAGGTATTTTCTATGACGGGCAGATATTTGATGCCTATACCTTTGTCGCCGATATTATACGGAGCGCACAAAGGTCAATTATCCTTATAGACAACTATGTGGATGATACGGTGCTAACGCTACTCGGAAAGCGTGGGCAATCCGTATCTGCCACTATTTACACCAAAAATATCAGTAATCAATTACAACTCGATTTACAACGCTACAACAGTCAATATCCGGCTATCAATGTACACGCATTTGCCCATGCCCATGACCGTTTCCTCATTATTGACGGTACGGAACTATACCACATCGGCGCATCACTAAAGGATTTGGGTAGGAAATGGTTTGCCTTTTCCAAAATGAGCGCAGAGGCAAGTAAGATGATTAGTTTACTAAATGGCATATTGTGTGAGGGATAG